Proteins from a single region of Haloplanus sp. GDY1:
- a CDS encoding DUF6360 family protein: protein MADRVLKVNAFTTFDLLDARVEGHGFEEEAFATLNVRTAREDPEEISLDLELDNTQLESVPAHADRVTLSAAEARTLATELHKAADRVDANDE, encoded by the coding sequence ATGGCCGACCGCGTGCTGAAGGTCAACGCCTTCACGACGTTCGACCTGCTCGACGCCCGGGTCGAGGGGCACGGCTTCGAGGAGGAGGCCTTCGCCACGCTGAACGTGCGGACGGCCCGCGAGGACCCCGAGGAGATCTCGCTCGACCTCGAACTCGACAACACCCAACTGGAGTCGGTCCCGGCCCACGCCGACCGCGTGACGCTCTCGGCCGCGGAGGCGCGCACCCTCGCGACCGAACTACACAAGGCCGCGGACCGAGTGGACGCGAACGACGAATGA
- a CDS encoding ATP-dependent DNA helicase: protein MNPTDVSGLPSGVPDVLRESGIEELYPPQAAAVDAGVTEGESVVASVPTASGKTLVAELAMLSSVHRGGKALYVVPLRALASEKKAEFERWSDFGVEVGISTGNYESSEEWLASRDVVVATSEKVDSLVRNGAPWIDDLTCVVADEVHLVDDPSRGPTLEVTLAKLRRINPGLQTVALSATVDNADEVADWLDAELVKSDWRPVDLRTGVHYGDAITFADGEQREVPVGRGERPTAALLDDTLSEGGSSLVFVNSRRNAEAAARRGADVAEDHLTDDERDDLAALADEVAGVSDTETSEDLAAVVERGAAFHHAGLSAEHRSLVEDAFRDRLLKVICATPTLAAGVNTPSRRVIVRDWRRYDGEFGGMKPLDTLEVHQMFGRAGRPGLDPYGEAVLIAKDHDAMDQLFDRYVEAEPEPVQSKLAREPAMRTHLLATVASGFARTRSGLLDFLDRTLYAAQSEGTERLESVVDSTLDYLVANDFVERDGEEITATALGHTVSRLYLDPMSAAEIVDGLRDAEDPSPLGLYHLVCRTPDMYELYLKSGDRETYTERCYEREDEFLGRVPSEFEDVRFEEWLSALKTAKLLEDWAREVDEDRITERYGVGPGDVRGKVDTAEWLLGAAERLAVELDLDCAVAVREAKKRVADGVREELLDLTGVRGVGRKRARRLYEAGVESRADLREAEKSVVLGALRGRERTAERVLENAGREDPSMEGVSVAEASADGEDGDGDGSDADTRRAGDGSAADSGDQQASLGDFE, encoded by the coding sequence ATGAACCCCACCGACGTGTCCGGCCTCCCGTCGGGCGTCCCCGACGTCCTTCGGGAGTCGGGGATCGAGGAGCTCTATCCGCCACAGGCCGCGGCCGTCGACGCCGGCGTCACCGAGGGAGAGAGCGTGGTCGCGAGCGTTCCCACCGCGAGCGGCAAGACCCTCGTGGCGGAACTCGCCATGCTGTCGAGCGTCCACCGGGGCGGCAAGGCGCTGTACGTCGTGCCGCTCCGCGCGCTCGCCAGCGAGAAGAAGGCCGAGTTCGAGCGCTGGAGCGACTTCGGCGTCGAGGTGGGCATCTCGACGGGCAACTACGAGTCGAGCGAGGAGTGGCTGGCCTCCCGCGACGTCGTCGTCGCGACGAGCGAGAAGGTCGACTCGCTCGTCCGCAACGGGGCGCCGTGGATCGACGACCTCACCTGCGTCGTCGCCGACGAGGTCCACCTCGTCGACGACCCCAGCCGGGGACCGACCCTGGAGGTGACGCTGGCGAAACTCCGGCGCATCAACCCCGGCCTCCAGACCGTCGCGCTCTCGGCCACCGTCGACAACGCCGACGAGGTGGCCGACTGGCTGGACGCCGAACTGGTGAAGTCGGACTGGCGGCCCGTCGACCTGCGGACGGGCGTCCACTACGGCGACGCCATCACCTTCGCCGACGGGGAGCAACGCGAGGTGCCGGTGGGACGGGGCGAGCGTCCGACCGCCGCGCTCCTCGACGACACGCTGTCGGAGGGTGGCTCGTCGCTCGTCTTCGTCAACTCCCGCCGGAACGCCGAGGCGGCGGCCCGGCGGGGGGCCGACGTGGCCGAGGACCACCTCACCGACGACGAGCGCGACGACCTGGCCGCCCTCGCCGACGAGGTGGCGGGCGTCTCCGACACCGAGACGAGCGAGGACCTCGCCGCAGTGGTGGAGCGGGGCGCCGCCTTCCACCACGCCGGCCTCTCCGCCGAACACCGGTCGCTCGTCGAGGACGCGTTCCGCGACCGCCTGCTGAAGGTCATCTGTGCGACGCCGACGCTGGCGGCGGGAGTGAACACCCCCAGCCGGCGGGTGATCGTCCGGGACTGGCGCCGCTACGACGGCGAGTTCGGCGGCATGAAACCCCTCGACACCCTGGAGGTCCACCAGATGTTCGGCCGCGCGGGGCGGCCGGGGCTGGACCCCTACGGCGAGGCCGTCCTGATCGCGAAGGATCACGACGCGATGGACCAACTGTTCGACCGGTACGTCGAGGCAGAGCCCGAGCCCGTACAGTCGAAACTCGCGCGGGAGCCCGCGATGCGGACCCACCTGCTCGCGACGGTCGCCTCCGGGTTCGCCCGCACGCGCTCGGGGCTCCTCGACTTCCTCGACCGGACGCTGTACGCGGCACAGAGCGAGGGTACCGAGCGCCTGGAGTCGGTCGTCGACTCGACGCTCGACTACCTCGTCGCCAACGACTTCGTGGAGCGCGACGGGGAGGAGATCACCGCCACGGCGCTGGGTCACACCGTCTCCCGCCTCTACCTCGATCCGATGAGCGCCGCGGAGATCGTCGACGGCCTGCGGGACGCCGAGGACCCCTCCCCGCTCGGGCTCTACCACCTCGTCTGTCGTACCCCCGACATGTACGAACTCTACCTGAAGTCGGGGGACCGGGAGACGTACACCGAACGCTGTTACGAGCGCGAGGACGAATTTCTGGGCCGGGTCCCCTCGGAGTTCGAGGACGTGCGCTTCGAGGAGTGGCTGTCGGCGCTGAAGACGGCGAAACTGCTGGAGGACTGGGCGCGGGAGGTCGACGAGGACCGCATCACCGAGCGGTACGGCGTCGGCCCCGGCGACGTGCGCGGGAAGGTCGACACCGCGGAGTGGCTGCTCGGCGCGGCCGAGCGCCTCGCGGTCGAACTCGACCTCGACTGCGCCGTGGCGGTGCGCGAGGCGAAAAAGCGGGTCGCGGACGGCGTGCGCGAGGAACTGCTCGATCTGACGGGCGTGCGCGGCGTGGGGCGCAAGCGCGCTCGTCGGCTCTACGAGGCGGGCGTCGAGTCGCGCGCCGACCTCCGCGAGGCGGAGAAGTCGGTCGTCCTCGGGGCGCTCCGTGGCCGCGAGCGGACGGCCGAGCGGGTCCTCGAGAACGCCGGGCGGGAGGACCCCTCGATGGAGGGCGTGAGCGTCGCCGAGGCGAGCGCCGACGGCGAGGACGGGGACGGGGACGGGAGCGACGCGGACACGCGACGCGCCGGGGACGGGTCGGCCGCGGATTCGGGCGATCAGCAGGCCAGCCTGGGTGATTTCGAGTGA
- a CDS encoding anthranilate phosphoribosyltransferase, whose translation MTEVVGSGTKSAEDMTRRQAGEAMRRILDGDPDPTTLGAFWLANRWKHNTPTELAAFTDEMCDRVEYATPDADPVDCGANYDGKGRSAILGVAAGVVAAAAGTPVVAHSGDRVPTQKQDAYKHVLDELGVATELTPRDSAAMVDEVGFGFYYQPAFNPAVHDLFDRRDRMGVRTFVNTVETLANPAGASVHLGSFYHLAFAKKVVETFDESTFHDLDRVIMFQGMEGYDDIRPGYTKVADWSADGEFEDYEIETAEYGMDFETEDLGVEDVAADSARLTREVVAGDRTDHWYDAVALNAAVRIYAGGDADSLDAGLDAARSAIDDGSAAAVLDDLRGF comes from the coding sequence ATGACCGAGGTGGTGGGGTCGGGGACCAAATCGGCGGAAGACATGACCCGCCGGCAGGCGGGCGAGGCGATGCGTCGCATCCTCGACGGCGACCCCGACCCGACGACGCTCGGCGCCTTCTGGCTGGCCAACCGCTGGAAACACAACACCCCGACCGAACTCGCCGCGTTCACCGACGAGATGTGCGACCGCGTCGAGTACGCGACGCCGGACGCCGACCCGGTCGACTGCGGCGCCAACTACGACGGCAAGGGCCGGTCGGCCATCCTCGGCGTCGCCGCCGGCGTCGTCGCCGCCGCCGCGGGGACGCCCGTGGTCGCCCACTCCGGCGACCGCGTCCCCACGCAGAAGCAGGACGCGTACAAGCACGTCCTCGACGAACTCGGCGTCGCGACCGAACTGACGCCCCGCGATTCCGCCGCGATGGTCGACGAGGTGGGCTTCGGCTTCTACTACCAGCCGGCCTTCAACCCCGCCGTCCACGACCTGTTCGACCGCCGGGACCGGATGGGCGTGCGCACCTTCGTCAACACCGTCGAGACGCTCGCCAACCCCGCGGGCGCGAGCGTCCACCTCGGCTCCTTCTACCACCTCGCCTTCGCGAAGAAGGTGGTCGAGACGTTCGACGAGAGCACGTTCCACGACCTGGATCGCGTCATCATGTTCCAGGGGATGGAGGGGTACGACGACATCCGGCCCGGCTACACGAAGGTCGCCGACTGGTCGGCCGACGGCGAGTTCGAGGATTACGAGATCGAGACCGCCGAGTACGGCATGGACTTCGAAACCGAGGACTTGGGCGTCGAGGACGTCGCCGCGGACAGCGCCCGCCTCACCCGCGAGGTGGTCGCGGGCGACAGGACCGACCACTGGTACGACGCCGTCGCGCTGAACGCCGCCGTCCGGATCTACGCCGGCGGCGACGCCGACAGCCTCGACGCCGGCCTCGACGCCGCCCGGTCGGCCATCGACGACGGGTCCGCCGCGGCCGTCCTCGACGACCTTCGGGGGTTCTGA
- the cgi121 gene encoding KEOPS complex subunit Cgi121 yields the protein MIVVEGVATVSDLDDFLATLDAAAEEYGVTVQAFDARYLVGRTHLERAVELADRAFERGENVARERSVEILLYAAGRRQIDDALEMGVSEGETPVAVLIDGAAGDESAAADALRDRLDLDPAPTLGSVDAERVRAFFDVTSAELDAGAGDLSDLVCERVALLDVEK from the coding sequence GTGATCGTCGTCGAGGGGGTCGCCACGGTGAGCGACCTCGACGACTTCCTCGCGACCCTCGATGCCGCCGCCGAGGAGTACGGCGTCACGGTGCAGGCCTTCGACGCGCGCTACCTGGTCGGCCGGACCCACCTGGAGCGGGCGGTCGAACTCGCCGACCGGGCGTTCGAGCGGGGGGAGAACGTCGCCCGCGAGCGGAGCGTCGAGATCCTGCTGTACGCCGCGGGCCGCCGACAGATCGACGACGCGCTGGAGATGGGCGTCAGCGAGGGGGAGACGCCGGTCGCGGTCCTGATCGACGGCGCGGCGGGCGACGAGTCGGCCGCGGCCGACGCCCTGCGGGACCGCCTCGACCTCGACCCGGCGCCGACGCTCGGGTCGGTCGACGCCGAGCGGGTGCGGGCGTTCTTCGACGTGACGAGCGCGGAACTCGACGCGGGTGCGGGCGACCTGAGCGACCTGGTGTGCGAGCGCGTGGCGTTGCTCGACGTCGAAAAGTAG
- the cobA gene encoding uroporphyrinogen-III C-methyltransferase, which produces MNTTTTGTVYLVGAGPGDPELMTVKARRLLDEADVVLHDSLVGDGVIESIPDPTRVENVGKRADGERTPQAEINDRLVREATAGREVVRLKGGDPTIFARGGEEAEHLASHGVPFEVVPGITSAVAAPGVAGIPPTHRDHASTLAVVTGHEDPTKADSALDWDALSSLVAAGGTLVILMGVGRLPDNVAALRAGGVDADTPVAMVERATLDDERVVTGTLDSIVSRAEEAAVEPPAVTVVGDVVDVRETVAHCLGGGDAVAEGTPLAVPGERVVEVTDSD; this is translated from the coding sequence ATGAACACGACGACGACCGGAACGGTGTATCTCGTCGGCGCCGGCCCGGGTGATCCCGAACTCATGACCGTGAAGGCCCGGCGCCTGCTCGACGAGGCCGACGTCGTCCTCCACGACTCGCTCGTGGGCGACGGCGTGATCGAATCGATCCCCGACCCGACGCGGGTCGAGAACGTCGGCAAGCGCGCCGACGGCGAGCGGACGCCACAGGCGGAGATCAACGACCGCCTGGTCCGCGAGGCGACCGCGGGCCGCGAGGTGGTCCGCCTGAAGGGCGGCGACCCGACCATCTTCGCCCGCGGGGGCGAGGAGGCCGAACACCTCGCGAGCCACGGCGTCCCCTTCGAGGTGGTGCCCGGGATCACGAGCGCCGTCGCCGCCCCCGGCGTCGCCGGCATCCCGCCGACGCACCGCGACCACGCCTCGACGCTCGCGGTCGTGACGGGTCACGAGGACCCGACCAAGGCCGACAGCGCCCTCGACTGGGACGCCCTGTCTTCCCTCGTCGCCGCCGGCGGGACGCTGGTGATCCTGATGGGCGTGGGGCGCCTGCCCGACAACGTGGCGGCGCTCCGGGCGGGCGGCGTCGACGCCGACACGCCCGTCGCGATGGTCGAGCGTGCCACCCTCGACGACGAGCGGGTGGTCACGGGGACGCTCGACTCCATCGTCTCCCGGGCCGAGGAGGCGGCGGTCGAACCCCCCGCCGTCACCGTCGTCGGCGACGTGGTGGACGTCCGCGAGACGGTCGCGCACTGCCTCGGCGGCGGCGACGCGGTGGCCGAGGGGACCCCCCTCGCCGTCCCCGGCGAGCGGGTCGTGGAGGTGACCGACAGTGACTGA
- a CDS encoding DR2241 family protein, translated as MDAAPATDGRRTREWGDLLVVADGAYELRHRSDRGVPRSDLSARDPASFRGFVRSDDDGRYRPFAGERSLPTGWVLSDLDGRELLRAVAAVYPAAVEEWADDADPVPYREVAARQTGIYERVSNLSREQLIDVTEAVCGNCAKRREWDERAGDALPVDRGEGPLPCREPCSFLVAAAREVLVDEPPEEQPPEQPAADVPPGDLTDPANRYRVRYRRAGGTHTTTHR; from the coding sequence GTGGACGCCGCGCCCGCGACCGACGGTCGCCGGACCCGTGAGTGGGGCGACCTCCTCGTCGTCGCCGACGGGGCCTACGAACTCCGCCACCGGAGCGACCGCGGGGTCCCCCGGAGCGACCTCTCGGCGCGCGACCCCGCCTCGTTCCGCGGGTTCGTCCGCAGCGACGACGACGGCCGCTACCGCCCCTTCGCGGGCGAGCGCTCGCTGCCGACCGGGTGGGTCCTGTCGGACCTCGACGGCCGGGAACTCCTGCGCGCCGTCGCCGCGGTGTACCCCGCCGCCGTCGAGGAGTGGGCCGACGACGCCGACCCCGTCCCCTACCGCGAGGTGGCCGCCAGACAGACGGGCATCTACGAGCGCGTCTCGAACCTCTCCCGCGAGCAACTGATCGACGTGACCGAGGCGGTCTGTGGCAACTGCGCCAAGCGCCGCGAGTGGGACGAGCGCGCGGGGGACGCGCTCCCCGTCGACCGGGGCGAGGGGCCGCTCCCCTGCCGGGAGCCGTGTTCCTTCCTCGTCGCCGCGGCCCGCGAGGTGCTGGTCGACGAACCGCCGGAGGAACAGCCACCAGAACAGCCAGCCGCCGACGTGCCGCCGGGCGACCTGACCGATCCGGCCAACCGCTACCGGGTCCGCTACCGGCGCGCCGGCGGCACCCACACGACCACTCACAGATGA
- a CDS encoding precorrin-2 dehydrogenase/sirohydrochlorin ferrochelatase family protein translates to MIPLVHDFDGEVVLVFGGGAVGARKARRFAREARVVVLSPAFADADFGGSEFVRAAPGPEDVPAWLDAADPALVVAATDDAALNAAVERHAREAGVLVNRADRSGDRARGSVVVPATVDDDPVRVAVTTGGTSPAVSRHLRRELAGVIEGAGLVATVVADLRADLKDRGVDPERRRAAIRAAAAAPSVWSAAEGDGDEERVRTAARRAVEDALDGP, encoded by the coding sequence GTGATCCCGCTGGTCCACGACTTCGACGGCGAGGTGGTGCTGGTGTTCGGCGGCGGCGCCGTCGGCGCCCGGAAGGCCCGACGCTTCGCTCGCGAGGCGCGGGTCGTCGTCCTCAGCCCCGCGTTCGCGGACGCCGACTTCGGCGGGAGCGAGTTCGTCCGCGCGGCACCCGGTCCCGAGGACGTGCCGGCGTGGCTCGACGCCGCCGACCCCGCGCTGGTCGTCGCCGCGACGGACGACGCGGCGCTCAACGCCGCCGTCGAGCGTCACGCCCGCGAGGCGGGCGTCCTCGTCAACCGCGCCGACCGGAGCGGCGACCGGGCGCGCGGCAGCGTCGTCGTCCCCGCCACCGTCGACGACGACCCGGTGCGCGTCGCGGTCACGACGGGGGGCACCAGCCCCGCGGTGAGCCGCCACCTGCGCCGGGAGCTGGCGGGCGTGATCGAGGGAGCGGGACTGGTCGCGACGGTCGTCGCGGACCTGCGTGCCGACCTCAAGGATCGCGGCGTCGACCCGGAGCGGCGGCGGGCGGCGATCCGTGCCGCGGCGGCGGCTCCGTCGGTGTGGTCGGCGGCCGAGGGCGACGGCGACGAGGAGCGCGTCCGCACGGCCGCGCGGCGGGCGGTCGAGGACGCACTCGACGGGCCGTGA
- a CDS encoding formate--tetrahydrofolate ligase, which translates to MTTDDADGDDAPTDMEIARATETRPITDVAGDLGLSRDDLDPQGNGIAKIEQDAIQRTLEDADEGNLILVTGTTATPKGAGKTVTTVGLGQGLNHIGEQGVVAVREPSLGPVFGIKGGAAGGGYSQVLPMEDINLHFTGDLHALTTAHNLVSATLDTKIHYGNQHDVDVDNVSWKRALDMNDRALREVVVGLGGETNGPPREEGFQITAASEVMAVLCLADSLSDLKERLSRTIVAYDSEGDPVTVSDLGIQGAMAMLLKDALRPNLVQTIEGTPAFVHGGPFANIAHGTNSLVADKLGLALGDYLVTEAGFAADLGFEKFGNIVSRHGVAPDAAVLTTAVRSMKYHGLDMWPVDYDRLKEPDPDAVRAGMSNLDHHAGIIDQFGVPFVVAINRFPTDTDEEIQAIIDHCEREGYPVVVSNAFADGGEGAAELAETAKALADSDEGDFEPLYDVDEELTEKIRTVATDVYGASDVHFTEDALDDLERLEEQGYGDMPVCLSKTQHSTTDDPTRKGAPALDWTLTVRECYPDAGAGFVVVLTGDVLTMPGLPAEPAAEEMDVDAEGNVSGLF; encoded by the coding sequence ATGACTACGGACGACGCCGACGGCGACGACGCACCGACGGACATGGAGATCGCACGGGCGACGGAGACGCGCCCGATCACCGACGTGGCCGGCGATCTCGGGCTGTCCCGGGACGACCTCGATCCGCAGGGCAACGGCATCGCGAAGATCGAGCAGGACGCGATCCAGCGGACCCTCGAGGACGCCGACGAGGGGAACCTCATCCTCGTGACGGGGACGACGGCGACGCCGAAGGGCGCGGGCAAGACCGTCACGACGGTCGGCCTCGGACAGGGACTGAACCACATCGGCGAGCAGGGCGTCGTCGCGGTACGCGAGCCGTCGCTCGGCCCCGTCTTCGGCATCAAGGGCGGCGCCGCTGGCGGCGGCTACTCGCAGGTGCTCCCGATGGAGGACATCAACCTCCACTTCACGGGCGACCTCCACGCCCTGACGACGGCGCACAACCTCGTCTCGGCGACGCTCGACACCAAGATCCACTACGGCAACCAACACGACGTCGACGTGGACAACGTGTCCTGGAAGCGCGCGCTGGACATGAACGACCGCGCGCTCCGCGAGGTGGTCGTCGGCCTCGGCGGCGAGACCAACGGCCCGCCCCGGGAGGAGGGGTTCCAGATCACGGCCGCCTCCGAGGTGATGGCGGTGCTCTGTCTGGCCGACTCCCTCTCGGACCTGAAGGAGCGACTCTCCCGCACCATCGTCGCCTACGACTCCGAGGGCGACCCCGTCACCGTCTCGGATCTGGGCATCCAGGGCGCGATGGCCATGCTCCTGAAGGACGCGCTGCGACCGAACCTCGTCCAGACCATCGAGGGGACGCCCGCCTTCGTCCACGGCGGCCCCTTCGCCAACATCGCCCACGGGACGAACTCGCTCGTGGCCGACAAACTCGGCCTCGCCCTCGGTGACTACCTCGTCACGGAGGCGGGCTTCGCCGCCGACCTCGGCTTCGAGAAGTTCGGCAACATCGTCTCCCGACACGGCGTCGCGCCCGACGCGGCGGTCCTGACGACCGCCGTTCGGTCGATGAAGTACCACGGACTCGACATGTGGCCGGTCGACTACGACCGCCTGAAGGAACCCGACCCCGACGCGGTGCGGGCGGGCATGTCGAACCTCGACCACCACGCCGGCATCATCGACCAGTTCGGCGTCCCCTTCGTCGTCGCCATCAACCGCTTCCCGACGGACACCGACGAGGAGATTCAGGCGATCATCGACCACTGCGAGCGGGAGGGGTACCCCGTCGTCGTCTCGAACGCCTTCGCCGACGGCGGCGAGGGCGCGGCGGAACTCGCCGAGACGGCCAAGGCCCTCGCGGACAGCGACGAGGGCGACTTCGAACCCCTCTACGACGTCGACGAGGAGCTGACGGAGAAGATCCGAACCGTCGCCACCGACGTGTACGGCGCCTCCGACGTCCACTTCACGGAGGACGCGCTCGACGACCTGGAGCGCCTCGAGGAACAGGGCTACGGCGACATGCCCGTCTGTCTCTCGAAGACACAGCACTCGACCACGGACGACCCGACGCGGAAGGGTGCCCCGGCGCTCGACTGGACGCTCACGGTGCGCGAGTGTTACCCCGACGCCGGCGCCGGCTTCGTCGTCGTCCTGACGGGCGACGTGCTCACCATGCCGGGGCTGCCCGCGGAACCCGCCGCCGAGGAGATGGACGTGGACGCCGAGGGCAACGTGAGCGGCCTGTTCTAG
- a CDS encoding nitrite/sulfite reductase, with protein sequence MPSKVESWKDEIYGMEIRDHLLRFAEEGWDAIPEDEHDAWFERFKWWGLYHQRKGQESYFMMRIGTPMGRMTPEQLRTVGEVAREYATGPVDNPEFGEAYADFTTRQSIQLHWIKVEDIPEIFDALESVGLSTIQACGDSWRNIVGSPVAGRDAEELIDVWPVVQELHETFKGNDLYANLPRKWKVAVTGDRRGAGQGDINDLAFEPAVKEIEGEEVAGFNVNVGGGLARKEPRFARDIDVFCRPENAADVAAGLSALFRDYGDREDRFNARIKFLVDEWGPEKVRSVLQDEYVDYELPTAGEGLRDEYDYNAGRSDSPGDYIGVHDQDDGQNFVGLSVLVGRMGADDVIELADLAEAYGSEMIGLTQRQNVIVGDIADEDLDDFLDEGLLEEHSPDPHPFMRGSIACTGTEYCSLSIVETKNRMVRYGRWLRDNVPVPEGVEDFHIHLSGCTASCAQPQIADISLRGMKTRKDGDAVEAFDVGLGGGLGENPKFADWVKMRVPADEVPGYVENLLETYEAERAGPEESFREFVADRDEDELAALADAEETSYEDPYLGNTKMTWYPYAEDTDMNASPAPTDGRGEPLPSDD encoded by the coding sequence ATGCCGTCCAAGGTCGAGAGCTGGAAAGACGAAATCTACGGGATGGAGATCCGCGACCACCTCCTCCGATTCGCGGAGGAGGGGTGGGACGCCATCCCGGAGGACGAACACGACGCGTGGTTCGAGCGGTTCAAGTGGTGGGGGCTGTATCACCAGCGGAAGGGGCAGGAGAGCTACTTCATGATGCGCATCGGGACGCCGATGGGCCGGATGACGCCCGAACAGCTCCGGACCGTCGGCGAGGTGGCCCGGGAGTACGCCACCGGCCCGGTCGACAACCCCGAGTTCGGCGAGGCCTACGCCGACTTCACGACCCGGCAGTCGATCCAGCTCCACTGGATCAAAGTCGAGGACATTCCGGAGATATTCGACGCACTCGAATCCGTGGGGCTGTCCACGATTCAGGCGTGTGGCGACTCCTGGCGCAACATCGTCGGCTCGCCCGTCGCCGGCCGCGACGCCGAGGAACTCATCGACGTCTGGCCCGTGGTGCAGGAACTCCACGAGACGTTCAAGGGCAACGACCTCTACGCCAACCTGCCCCGGAAGTGGAAGGTCGCCGTGACCGGCGACCGCCGCGGCGCCGGCCAGGGCGACATCAACGACCTCGCCTTCGAGCCCGCGGTCAAGGAGATCGAGGGGGAGGAGGTCGCCGGCTTCAACGTCAACGTCGGCGGCGGCCTCGCCCGCAAGGAACCCCGCTTCGCCCGCGACATCGACGTCTTCTGCCGTCCCGAGAACGCGGCCGACGTGGCCGCCGGTCTCTCCGCGCTCTTCCGCGACTACGGCGACCGCGAGGATCGCTTCAACGCCCGCATCAAGTTCCTCGTCGACGAGTGGGGCCCCGAGAAGGTCCGTTCGGTGCTGCAGGACGAGTACGTCGACTACGAACTCCCGACCGCCGGCGAGGGACTCCGCGACGAGTACGACTACAACGCCGGCCGTTCGGACTCGCCGGGCGACTACATCGGCGTCCACGACCAGGACGACGGGCAGAACTTCGTCGGCCTCTCGGTCCTCGTCGGGCGCATGGGCGCCGACGACGTGATCGAACTCGCGGACCTGGCCGAGGCGTACGGCTCCGAGATGATCGGCCTGACCCAGCGCCAGAACGTCATCGTCGGCGACATCGCCGACGAGGACCTCGACGACTTCCTCGACGAGGGTCTGCTGGAGGAACACTCGCCGGACCCCCATCCGTTCATGCGTGGCTCCATCGCGTGTACGGGCACCGAGTACTGCTCGCTCTCCATCGTCGAGACGAAAAACCGGATGGTCCGCTACGGGCGCTGGCTCCGGGACAACGTGCCCGTCCCCGAGGGCGTCGAGGACTTCCACATCCACCTCTCGGGGTGTACCGCCTCCTGTGCCCAGCCACAGATCGCCGACATCAGCCTCCGAGGCATGAAGACCCGGAAGGACGGCGACGCCGTGGAGGCGTTCGACGTGGGTCTGGGCGGCGGCCTCGGCGAGAACCCGAAGTTCGCCGACTGGGTGAAGATGCGCGTGCCCGCCGACGAGGTGCCCGGGTACGTCGAGAACCTGCTCGAAACCTACGAGGCGGAGCGTGCGGGCCCCGAGGAGTCCTTCCGCGAGTTCGTCGCCGACAGGGACGAGGACGAACTCGCCGCCCTCGCCGACGCCGAGGAGACGAGCTACGAGGACCCCTACCTCGGGAACACGAAGATGACGTGGTACCCCTACGCCGAGGACACCGACATGAACGCCTCGCCCGCGCCGACGGACGGTCGCGGCGAACCGCTCCCCTCGGACGACTGA
- a CDS encoding ferredoxin, which produces MSEDPIRPSDVGDADAPPVDEKPYKIIFEANKCIGTGKCAEVSDNWDLDLDTGLARPRSYYVGADDLSHNVRAAEVCPAKKGRGVIHVIDRRTDEEVAPDPEGDGTLSVDW; this is translated from the coding sequence ATGAGCGAGGACCCCATCCGGCCGAGCGACGTCGGCGACGCCGACGCGCCGCCGGTCGACGAGAAGCCCTACAAGATCATCTTCGAGGCGAACAAATGCATCGGCACCGGGAAGTGCGCCGAGGTGTCGGACAACTGGGATCTCGACCTCGACACCGGGCTGGCGCGCCCGCGGTCCTACTACGTCGGAGCGGACGACCTCTCGCACAACGTCCGCGCCGCGGAGGTCTGCCCGGCCAAGAAGGGACGGGGCGTCATCCACGTGATCGACCGCCGCACCGACGAGGAGGTCGCGCCCGACCCCGAGGGTGACGGAACGCTGAGCGTCGACTGGTAG